AAGCAGGAGGCACCTCACTAGCGGCAGCCGTAGGCATTTGCGCAGTCACATCAAGCCCTGTGATTTTTCCCCAGGCTTTTTTCATTGTCTTATTCAGCGCTTCTTCAGTCGGTAAAAAACCAGCCTCATTGGCTACTAACAAAGCCACTAGAAGCATGATTACGAAGTGTTTTACATAGCGCACCATAAGCTACCTCCCTTCGCCTCAAAGTTCATTTCTTTCCGTATCAGAATTAGATAGCTCCACTGCAGAGCCGCGAAATTTTTCCATGGAAAAAGATGCATCATCTTTGTTCACACCTTTTCGTGAAAATACGCGCTGTACGGTTTTAAACAAAATCTTTATATCCAGCCAAAAAGACTGATGCTCCACATACCAAACATCTAAAGAAAACTTTTCCTCCCAGGAAATAGCATTTCGACCGCATACTTGAGCCCAACCGGTAATCCCCGGCAATACATCATGACGTCTGGCCTGTTCAGAAGAATACAAAGGCAGATATTCCATCAGCAACGGCCGCGGCCCTACAAGGCTCATATCTCCCTTTATCACATTAAATAATTGCGGAATTTCATCTAAACTTGATTTACGTAACCAATTTCCAAAATAAGTAAGCCTCTTCTCGTCTGGCAACAAGGCGCCCTGTTCATCAACAGCATTGGTCAGGCTACGAAATTTGTAGATAAAAAATGGCTTACCGTGCAACCCTGGCCGCATCTGCAAAAATAGAACCGGAGAACCTAAATTGACGCGCACAAGGATAGCGACAAGGATGAATATCGGAAGAAAAACAAGCACCGCCCCTGAAGCTACAATTATATCCAAGCATCGCTTCGCCATCTTTCTTTACCTCCGTTCCTCACAAGCTCTGCGAAACTCTTGCCAGAAAGCACCTCGTATAACTTCCACTTTCGCTTCCGCATGTTCAGCCGCTACTGCTAAATTACGCTGTCCTTGCACTTCTCGCCAAGCAGGTTCTAACAATGCCTGTTTCAACAATCGCGCCAACCCCTCAGCATCACCAGGACGATGCAAGCAAGACGCTTCCAGCAGTTCTGAAATACCGCCGACCTGGGACGCAATAGCCGGACAGCCGCGGCCCATAGCTTCCAGAAGAGCCCGAGGAAGCCCCTCTGTCAAACTAGGTTGAATATAGATATCCACTTGATCCAACCAGGCCCCAACTGCATTCTTCGGCAATATTCCATCAAAATAAGTTTCCTGATCAATGCCCTCTTTTACCGCCAACACTTTCCATGGCTTCAAGTCTCCGCCGCCTAAAATGTGAAATTCAAAATAAAAACCTTTCTCTTTCAATCGCCGCAACGCCGCAAAAGCGGTTTTCAGTCCTTTATAGGCTTGTGTAAGTGAGCCTATCATCCCTATACGCAGCACTCTTTTCCCAAGCAATTCCCGTTGCTGTCGCGCCTGTTTATCTATCAAAGTAGAAAAGTCTAACTGCACATCCGAGCAAGCTGCAGTTTTACCGTTACAAGGATAGCGCTTCTGCAAAAATTGCTGTGTCACATATAGTGCAAAAGGCGCCTCCCGTACCATGCGGCGCATGGCAAACTCCGCCCATGGAGCATATAGTTTTCCTAATAAAGATCCATGATGCCAAAAGCCATCAAACGCGCTGGAAACCACTTCTACAGCCCATACTTTTTGCAAACGTTGAGCTACCCCTGCGGCTAAAATCGCCAACTCGCCGTTTCTGACAATCACGCCATCCGCATGCCGTATGATTTTCTCCATTCTCTTTTTCACTTTACGTGAACTAAACAGGCGTGCGCCAGGGTGCTGCGGCACTGGAATTTCAACAAATTCAACCTTCGGACCGCTAGAGCGATCCAATATTTCCCATGATTCTTCTTCTCGCAAAGAACGTACCCGGCCCATAACGACAATTTCATCAAAGTATTGTAAATACCGCAACCAGAGTTCATATGGAAATTGTCCATCCGAATAATATGTGCCGGCCTCGTCGCGACAAAATTTATGGTCGTGTACAAATACAATTTTCATGTCTGTT
The nucleotide sequence above comes from uncultured Anaeromusa sp.. Encoded proteins:
- a CDS encoding sugar transferase — translated: MDIIVASGAVLVFLPIFILVAILVRVNLGSPVLFLQMRPGLHGKPFFIYKFRSLTNAVDEQGALLPDEKRLTYFGNWLRKSSLDEIPQLFNVIKGDMSLVGPRPLLMEYLPLYSSEQARRHDVLPGITGWAQVCGRNAISWEEKFSLDVWYVEHQSFWLDIKILFKTVQRVFSRKGVNKDDASFSMEKFRGSAVELSNSDTERNEL
- a CDS encoding glycosyltransferase, which produces MKIVFVHDHKFCRDEAGTYYSDGQFPYELWLRYLQYFDEIVVMGRVRSLREEESWEILDRSSGPKVEFVEIPVPQHPGARLFSSRKVKKRMEKIIRHADGVIVRNGELAILAAGVAQRLQKVWAVEVVSSAFDGFWHHGSLLGKLYAPWAEFAMRRMVREAPFALYVTQQFLQKRYPCNGKTAACSDVQLDFSTLIDKQARQQRELLGKRVLRIGMIGSLTQAYKGLKTAFAALRRLKEKGFYFEFHILGGGDLKPWKVLAVKEGIDQETYFDGILPKNAVGAWLDQVDIYIQPSLTEGLPRALLEAMGRGCPAIASQVGGISELLEASCLHRPGDAEGLARLLKQALLEPAWREVQGQRNLAVAAEHAEAKVEVIRGAFWQEFRRACEERR